The following are from one region of the Stenotrophomonas lactitubi genome:
- a CDS encoding aspartate aminotransferase family protein, which yields MNIFDKNADAAITDAQLLADEARYSSFGDTVHYVDPPKIFQRCEGSYMFDAAGTPYLDLQMWYSACNFGYANQRLNNALKDQIDTLPQVASQYLHPTRVQLAKTIAVDMHEKFGLDGRVHFNVGGAQAVEDSLKIVRNARNGKSLMFAFEGGYHGRTLGASSITSSYRYRRRYGHFGERAMFIPFPYPFRRPKGMTPDEYSDHCVHQFERLFESEYNGVWDPKVGQAEYAAFYVEPIQGTGGYVIPPRNFFKGLKRVLDKYGILMVVDEIQMGFWRTGKLWAIEHFDVTPDVLVFGKALTNGLNPLSGLWAREELINPTVFPPGSTHSTFNSNPLGTRLGLEVLKLGKEMDYERTVPEKGAYFLDGLRGLQKRHPEIGDVDGLGLALRAEICAADGFTPNRELLDRMVDIGLAGDLLHDGKRMGLVLDVGGWYKNVITFAPSLNITYEEIDLAITLLDQLLTKAKG from the coding sequence ATGAATATTTTTGACAAGAACGCCGATGCCGCCATCACCGATGCGCAGTTGCTGGCAGACGAAGCCCGCTACAGTTCCTTCGGCGACACCGTGCACTACGTCGATCCGCCGAAGATCTTCCAGCGCTGCGAAGGCAGCTACATGTTCGACGCCGCCGGCACCCCGTACCTCGATCTGCAGATGTGGTACTCGGCCTGCAACTTCGGTTACGCCAACCAGCGGCTGAACAATGCGCTGAAGGACCAGATCGACACCCTGCCGCAGGTCGCCAGCCAGTATCTGCACCCGACGCGTGTGCAACTGGCCAAGACCATCGCGGTAGACATGCACGAAAAGTTCGGCCTCGATGGCCGCGTGCACTTCAACGTCGGTGGTGCGCAGGCGGTGGAGGATTCGCTGAAGATCGTCCGCAACGCGCGCAACGGCAAGAGCCTGATGTTTGCGTTTGAAGGCGGTTACCACGGCCGAACCCTCGGCGCCTCGTCGATCACATCCAGCTACCGCTACCGCCGTCGTTACGGCCACTTCGGCGAACGCGCGATGTTCATCCCGTTCCCGTATCCGTTCCGTCGCCCGAAGGGCATGACCCCGGACGAATACTCCGACCACTGCGTGCACCAGTTCGAGCGCCTGTTCGAAAGCGAGTACAACGGCGTGTGGGATCCCAAGGTCGGCCAGGCCGAGTACGCCGCGTTCTATGTCGAGCCGATCCAGGGCACCGGCGGCTATGTCATTCCGCCGCGCAACTTCTTCAAGGGCCTCAAGCGCGTGCTGGACAAGTACGGCATCCTGATGGTCGTCGATGAAATCCAGATGGGCTTCTGGCGCACTGGCAAGCTGTGGGCCATCGAGCACTTCGATGTCACTCCGGACGTGCTGGTGTTCGGCAAGGCGCTGACCAACGGCCTCAACCCGTTGTCGGGCCTGTGGGCGCGCGAAGAGCTGATCAACCCGACCGTGTTCCCGCCGGGCTCCACCCACTCCACCTTCAACTCCAATCCGCTGGGTACGCGCCTGGGCCTGGAAGTGCTGAAGCTGGGCAAGGAGATGGACTACGAGCGTACCGTGCCGGAAAAGGGCGCCTACTTCCTCGACGGCCTGCGCGGCCTGCAGAAGCGCCATCCGGAAATCGGTGATGTCGACGGCCTCGGCCTGGCCCTGCGTGCGGAAATCTGCGCCGCCGATGGCTTCACTCCGAACCGTGAGCTGCTGGACCGCATGGTCGACATCGGCCTGGCCGGTGACCTGCTGCACGACGGCAAGCGCATGGGCCTCGTGCTCGATGTCGGTGGCTGGTACAAGAACGTGATCACCTTCGCGCCTTCGTTGAACATCACCTACGAAGAGATCGATCTGGCGATCACCCTGCTGGACCAGCTGCTGACCAAGGCCAAGGGCTGA
- a CDS encoding MtnX-like HAD-IB family phosphatase: MQWSILCDFDGTISLEDVIDSLLEKFGQPGWQQLEDQWRSGEIGSRECMQGQVRLLKLDPATLDAHLDQVRIDPGFAAFVNRAHALGLPLRIVSDGLDYAIHRILANHGLPPLPVVANHLRWCDGHWQLESPYQAEGCRSGTCKCTCAAQARADEAPRVLMIGDGASDFCVSEHADFVFAKRRLIAHCTDAGIPHAAIDTFHDATALLPRLLDGSLLQPSLPRLLATA; the protein is encoded by the coding sequence ATGCAATGGAGCATCCTGTGTGACTTCGATGGCACCATCAGCCTCGAGGACGTCATCGATTCACTGTTGGAAAAATTCGGCCAGCCCGGTTGGCAGCAGCTGGAAGATCAGTGGCGTTCGGGTGAGATCGGCTCGCGTGAATGCATGCAGGGCCAGGTCCGCCTGCTGAAGCTGGATCCGGCCACCCTCGATGCACACCTGGACCAGGTACGCATCGATCCGGGCTTCGCCGCCTTCGTCAATCGCGCACACGCGTTGGGCCTGCCTCTGCGCATCGTCAGCGACGGTCTGGACTACGCGATCCATCGCATCCTCGCCAACCATGGCCTGCCACCGCTGCCTGTAGTGGCCAACCACCTGCGCTGGTGTGACGGTCATTGGCAACTGGAATCCCCCTACCAGGCCGAAGGCTGCCGCAGCGGCACCTGCAAGTGCACCTGCGCGGCGCAGGCACGTGCCGACGAAGCACCCCGCGTGCTGATGATCGGTGATGGTGCCTCGGATTTCTGCGTATCCGAACACGCCGACTTCGTATTCGCCAAGCGTCGCCTCATTGCCCATTGCACCGACGCCGGCATTCCCCACGCCGCCATCGACACCTTCCACGACGCTACTGCGCTGCTGCCGCGCCTGCTCGACGGCAGCCTGCTGCAGCCCTCGCTTCCGCGGCTGCTCGCCACCGCCTGA
- a CDS encoding DegT/DnrJ/EryC1/StrS family aminotransferase, whose translation MSLLSRELPPTAGLPLQAGDFLPGGGDLCAILAEQLGTPPLQLTCSGTHALLIALRTLRRRAPYRDTVILPAYTCPLVPIAVHSLGLRIQLCDTRRDHFDFDPVALHAAADARTLAIIPTHLGGRIADVDRACAIAHRVGAWVIEDAAQALGARVAGNSVGLRGDIGFFSLAAGKGLSLHEGGLLLTHDEALRTAMIEQAAGHTPFSLRWELTRSLQLLGLAACYRPSLLSLVYGNPLRRALRSGDLEAAVGDVFPLDIPQHRVSRWRQNVGARAAQRLPAFLQAARLRALQLRVQLESLPAVEVVDGMPGTQGTWPMLMLMLPSERARDKALSALWQRGLGVSRMFIHALPDYAYLRGIVADAPVPNARDFAARCLTVGNSPWLSHEDTREIVKVLARQ comes from the coding sequence GTGAGCCTGCTGTCGCGCGAGTTGCCGCCCACCGCCGGTCTGCCACTGCAGGCCGGCGATTTCCTTCCCGGCGGCGGCGACCTGTGCGCGATTCTCGCCGAGCAGTTGGGCACGCCGCCACTGCAGCTGACCTGCTCGGGCACCCACGCCCTGCTGATCGCCCTGCGCACCCTGCGCAGGCGCGCGCCGTACCGCGATACGGTGATCCTGCCGGCCTATACCTGCCCACTGGTGCCGATTGCCGTGCACAGCCTCGGCCTGCGCATACAGCTGTGCGATACCCGCCGCGACCACTTCGATTTCGACCCGGTAGCACTGCACGCCGCAGCCGATGCACGCACGTTGGCGATCATTCCCACACATCTGGGCGGGCGCATCGCCGATGTCGATCGCGCATGTGCGATCGCGCACCGCGTCGGTGCATGGGTGATCGAGGACGCTGCGCAGGCGCTGGGGGCACGCGTGGCCGGCAACAGCGTCGGCCTGCGCGGCGACATCGGTTTCTTCAGCCTGGCCGCCGGCAAAGGCCTGAGCCTGCATGAGGGCGGACTGCTGCTGACGCATGACGAAGCACTGCGTACGGCAATGATCGAGCAGGCCGCAGGACACACGCCCTTCAGCCTGCGCTGGGAGCTGACCCGCAGCCTGCAGCTGTTGGGCCTGGCAGCCTGCTACCGCCCTTCCCTGCTGTCGCTGGTGTATGGAAACCCGCTGCGGCGTGCCCTGCGCAGCGGCGACCTGGAAGCTGCGGTGGGTGATGTGTTTCCGTTGGATATTCCGCAGCATCGCGTCAGCCGCTGGCGGCAGAACGTCGGTGCACGCGCAGCGCAGCGTCTGCCCGCCTTCCTGCAGGCAGCCCGCCTGCGTGCGCTGCAGCTGCGCGTGCAGCTGGAGTCGCTGCCTGCCGTTGAGGTGGTGGACGGAATGCCAGGCACCCAGGGCACCTGGCCGATGCTGATGCTGATGCTGCCCAGCGAACGTGCACGTGACAAAGCACTGTCCGCGCTGTGGCAGCGCGGCCTGGGTGTCAGCCGCATGTTCATCCATGCCCTGCCGGACTACGCCTATCTGCGAGGCATCGTTGCAGACGCGCCCGTACCCAATGCCCGCGACTTCGCCGCCCGCTGCCTGACCGTGGGCAACAGCCCCTGGCTGAGCCATGAAGACACCCGCGAGATCGTGAAGGTACTGGCGCGCCAGTAG
- a CDS encoding DMT family transporter, which produces MRRLYLIGFPLLMAFDTLAQLCFKYAGDAALPVEANTAWLLRVLSQPWVYGAMLGYVGAFFTWMSLLRHAPIGPAFAASHLEVISVLLLSAWLLHEPLTLHHLIGAVLIVAGIICLGRAEADDPHAATEPSP; this is translated from the coding sequence ATGAGGCGGCTGTACCTGATCGGCTTTCCGCTGCTGATGGCCTTCGACACCTTGGCCCAGCTGTGCTTCAAGTATGCCGGCGACGCCGCGCTGCCGGTCGAGGCCAACACCGCGTGGCTGCTGCGCGTGCTGTCGCAGCCCTGGGTGTACGGCGCGATGCTCGGTTACGTCGGCGCGTTCTTCACCTGGATGAGCCTGCTGCGGCACGCGCCGATCGGCCCTGCGTTCGCGGCCTCGCACCTGGAAGTGATCAGCGTGCTGCTGCTGTCAGCGTGGCTGCTGCACGAACCGTTGACGCTGCATCACCTGATCGGTGCGGTGCTGATCGTGGCCGGCATCATCTGCCTGGGTCGTGCCGAAGCGGATGATCCGCACGCTGCAACTGAACCATCCCCGTGA
- a CDS encoding EamA family transporter, whose translation MGSLATLLWLVNVVLDTGGQLAFKAAASDPQDGEGLQRWKHMFGRPWLWLGIACYVLEFVAWIAFLSLVPLSQGVLLGSINIVALMVAGRLLFRERLTPLRVTGMLLVSAGVAVVGAGT comes from the coding sequence ATGGGATCGCTTGCCACCCTGCTGTGGCTGGTCAACGTGGTGCTCGACACCGGCGGCCAGCTGGCCTTCAAGGCCGCCGCCAGCGACCCGCAGGACGGCGAAGGCCTGCAGCGCTGGAAACACATGTTCGGCCGTCCCTGGCTGTGGCTGGGCATCGCCTGCTACGTGCTTGAATTCGTCGCCTGGATCGCCTTCCTGTCGCTGGTACCGTTGTCGCAGGGCGTGCTGCTCGGCTCGATCAACATCGTCGCGCTGATGGTTGCCGGCCGCCTCCTGTTCCGCGAGCGGCTGACGCCGTTGCGGGTGACCGGCATGCTGCTGGTCAGCGCCGGCGTTGCCGTGGTTGGAGCCGGAACATGA
- a CDS encoding alpha/beta hydrolase — protein MSASHEFFLPGGPQGVLLIHGLTGTPAEMRMLGKGLNNAGFSVHGVQLPGHCGSVEDLLQTRWEEWYQGVEDAAANLRGKVDQLFVGGLSMGAVLALALAARRPDWVSGVGVYGATFRYDGWNIPAVARFSFLLPWFKRLGIGRDRMFMEEPPYGLRDERLRAQVSAAMLSGDSAAAGLPGNPWHALAEMRALSTWTRRHLHQVTAPCLVMHAREDDVASMGNAELVISRVSGPTELVVLEDSYHMITIDRERREVIRRSARFFSDIGERAGVLQAVA, from the coding sequence GTGTCCGCATCCCATGAGTTCTTTCTTCCCGGTGGCCCGCAGGGTGTCCTGCTGATCCATGGCCTGACCGGCACGCCGGCCGAGATGCGCATGCTGGGCAAAGGGCTGAACAACGCCGGCTTCAGCGTGCACGGTGTGCAGCTGCCAGGCCACTGCGGCAGCGTCGAGGACCTGCTGCAGACCCGCTGGGAAGAGTGGTACCAAGGCGTGGAAGATGCGGCCGCGAACCTGCGCGGCAAGGTTGACCAGTTGTTCGTCGGCGGGCTGTCGATGGGTGCGGTGCTGGCGCTGGCACTGGCCGCGCGCCGGCCGGACTGGGTCTCCGGCGTGGGCGTGTACGGCGCCACCTTCCGCTACGACGGCTGGAATATTCCGGCGGTTGCGCGCTTCTCGTTCCTGCTGCCGTGGTTCAAACGCCTGGGCATCGGCCGCGACCGCATGTTCATGGAAGAGCCGCCGTATGGCCTGCGCGACGAGCGCCTGCGCGCGCAGGTCAGCGCCGCCATGCTGTCCGGTGACAGTGCCGCTGCCGGCCTGCCGGGCAATCCGTGGCATGCGTTGGCCGAAATGCGTGCACTGAGCACCTGGACCCGCCGTCACCTGCACCAGGTCACGGCACCGTGCCTGGTGATGCACGCCCGCGAGGACGACGTGGCCAGCATGGGCAATGCCGAGCTGGTGATCTCGCGCGTCAGCGGACCGACCGAACTGGTGGTGCTGGAAGACAGCTACCACATGATCACCATCGATCGCGAACGGCGCGAGGTGATCCGCCGCAGCGCGCGCTTCTTCAGCGACATCGGCGAACGTGCGGGCGTGCTGCAGGCGGTCGCCTGA
- a CDS encoding sensor histidine kinase → MISGPPSLRRRLLAFLALPMLGLLTFNTLLAYYVALDYSNRIHDRNLTDDTVSFAQMLSTMPVSSDLSPQARFLIEYDPDGHRYFNVDSSRLGTIAGNADFSAYAPSQDCSGMHPALYEGELNGQQVRMSTVCTQAMNDPQDQLAVTVAESMADRRQRAREILMIVIPLMAMLALGMAALVWFGVTHGLRILTPLTSRLAQRRGELAPISDADVPEEIQPLISTIDGLFARQAEMITLQNRFIADAAHQLRSPLAGMALHVDQALAHGDPETVREALQNIRRLNQRTARVSTQLLALSRAQTVPETVEALDLSELVPQWVGMRVPEAIRDGIDLGYLGPQQPVRILGNGALLHEALDNLIDNALRYAGVDATVTVGVQTLDDNDVELYVEDNGPGVPEDVMSRLGERFFRAPGTAASGTGLGLAIAHEAVEHLGGRLGYLNRPGGGLKVSITIPLLKGP, encoded by the coding sequence GTGATCAGCGGACCGCCCAGCCTGCGACGGCGTCTGCTCGCCTTCCTGGCGCTGCCGATGCTGGGCCTGCTGACCTTCAACACGCTGCTGGCGTACTACGTGGCGCTGGACTACTCCAACCGCATCCACGACCGCAACCTGACCGACGACACCGTATCGTTCGCACAGATGCTCAGCACCATGCCGGTCAGCAGCGACCTGTCCCCGCAGGCACGCTTTCTCATCGAGTACGACCCCGATGGTCATCGCTACTTCAACGTCGACAGCAGCCGCCTGGGCACCATCGCCGGCAACGCCGATTTCAGCGCCTATGCACCGTCGCAGGACTGCAGCGGCATGCACCCGGCACTGTACGAAGGTGAATTGAATGGCCAGCAGGTGCGCATGTCGACGGTCTGCACCCAGGCGATGAACGATCCACAGGACCAGCTGGCGGTGACCGTGGCCGAAAGCATGGCCGACCGCCGCCAGCGTGCACGCGAGATCCTGATGATCGTCATTCCACTGATGGCCATGCTGGCCCTGGGAATGGCGGCACTGGTCTGGTTCGGCGTCACCCACGGCCTGCGTATTCTGACGCCGCTGACCTCCCGCCTGGCCCAGCGCCGCGGCGAGCTGGCACCGATTTCCGACGCCGACGTGCCCGAGGAAATCCAGCCCCTGATCAGCACCATCGATGGCCTGTTCGCGCGGCAGGCGGAAATGATCACGCTGCAGAACCGCTTCATTGCCGATGCCGCGCACCAGTTGCGCTCGCCACTGGCGGGCATGGCACTGCACGTGGACCAGGCACTGGCCCACGGCGATCCTGAGACCGTGCGCGAAGCGCTGCAGAACATCCGCCGGCTCAACCAGCGAACCGCCCGCGTCAGCACCCAGCTGCTGGCGTTGAGCCGTGCCCAGACCGTGCCGGAGACGGTGGAGGCGCTGGACCTGTCCGAGCTGGTGCCGCAATGGGTGGGCATGCGCGTGCCCGAAGCGATCCGCGATGGCATCGACCTGGGCTATCTGGGTCCGCAGCAGCCGGTGCGGATACTGGGCAACGGCGCCCTGCTGCACGAGGCGCTGGACAATCTGATCGACAACGCCCTGCGCTACGCCGGCGTGGATGCGACCGTCACGGTGGGCGTGCAGACCCTCGACGACAATGATGTCGAGCTGTACGTCGAAGACAACGGCCCGGGCGTACCCGAGGACGTGATGTCGCGGTTGGGGGAACGTTTCTTCCGCGCGCCCGGCACTGCCGCCAGCGGCACCGGCCTCGGCCTGGCCATCGCCCATGAGGCCGTCGAGCATCTGGGCGGGCGCCTGGGTTACCTCAACCGTCCCGGTGGCGGCCTGAAGGTATCCATCACCATACCGTTGCTGAAGGGCCCTTGA
- a CDS encoding response regulator, whose protein sequence is MRVLIAEDDPDIASGLCASMRRQGHVVDHVDNGAHADAALNSTQYALLVLDLGLPQLDGRDVLQRLRQRGDGLAVLVVTARDGLAERVRVLDLGADDYLVKPFALDEFEARVRAQLRRVTSNGNPDLRIGRLRLDLTGHRVWIDEQTLELTAREFGLLSALAVRAERIVSRAQLVEALCDWGQDLTDNGLDIALHRLRRKLQPGGMGIRTVRGLGYMLEDAGA, encoded by the coding sequence ATGCGCGTTCTCATCGCAGAAGACGACCCCGACATCGCCTCCGGCCTGTGCGCCTCGATGCGCCGGCAGGGCCACGTGGTCGACCACGTGGACAACGGCGCGCATGCCGATGCCGCACTGAATTCCACCCAGTACGCACTGCTGGTGCTGGATCTTGGCCTGCCCCAGCTGGATGGCCGTGACGTGCTGCAACGGCTGCGCCAGCGCGGCGATGGCCTGGCCGTGCTGGTGGTCACCGCACGCGATGGCCTGGCCGAGCGCGTGCGCGTGCTCGACCTGGGGGCCGACGACTACCTGGTCAAACCCTTTGCGCTGGACGAATTCGAAGCGCGCGTGCGCGCGCAGCTGCGCCGGGTCACCAGCAACGGCAACCCCGACCTGCGCATCGGCCGGCTGCGCCTGGACCTGACCGGGCACCGGGTGTGGATAGACGAGCAGACGCTGGAGCTGACCGCGCGCGAATTCGGCCTGCTGTCCGCCCTGGCGGTGCGTGCCGAGCGCATCGTCTCCCGTGCGCAGCTGGTGGAGGCCCTGTGCGACTGGGGCCAGGACCTGACCGACAATGGCCTGGACATCGCCCTGCATCGCCTGCGCCGCAAGCTGCAGCCGGGCGGCATGGGCATCCGCACGGTGCGCGGGCTGGGCTACATGCTGGAAGACGCCGGCGCGTGA
- a CDS encoding metallophosphoesterase: protein MPPMPNYARTVSILLPLALLLAAPLASARDVAAPAEHVDTDGPYVFREGAQLKAQWICQDQVETHTVRAGTAGADVAAHCGYPHAVHVLPPNAPSVSVLPAVPRIVAVSDIHGQYKLLVRLLRANRVIDAQDRWALGTDTLVIAGDVFDRGPQVTEAFWLLYGLQQQAAAAGGAVHFVLGNHETMVLYDDLRYVNPKYLRSAQLLGRSYPQLYGADSVIGQWLRTRPVLLQIGDTLFLHGGISPDAVQMALDPARTNAAYQASLGIPKAEVKADPATAPLYDGKTSPIWYRGYFDGRLDTPGVQAVLDRLQLKRIVVGHTSMPHVSSFHDGRVIAIDSSIKNGENGELLFIEGGKLSRGLLDGSRVPLAKGEPGLQD, encoded by the coding sequence ATGCCGCCGATGCCGAACTACGCCAGAACCGTTTCGATCCTGCTGCCGCTGGCCCTGCTGCTGGCCGCACCACTGGCCTCGGCCCGCGACGTGGCAGCACCTGCAGAACACGTGGACACCGATGGTCCTTATGTGTTCCGTGAAGGCGCGCAACTGAAAGCGCAGTGGATCTGCCAGGACCAGGTGGAAACCCATACCGTGCGCGCCGGCACCGCAGGCGCGGATGTTGCCGCGCACTGCGGCTACCCGCATGCGGTGCATGTGCTGCCGCCGAATGCGCCGTCGGTATCCGTGCTGCCCGCCGTGCCGCGCATCGTCGCCGTGTCCGACATCCACGGCCAGTACAAGCTGCTGGTCCGCCTGCTGCGCGCCAACCGGGTGATCGACGCGCAGGACCGCTGGGCACTGGGCACGGACACGCTGGTGATCGCGGGCGACGTGTTCGATCGCGGCCCACAGGTGACCGAAGCGTTCTGGCTGCTGTACGGCCTGCAGCAGCAGGCGGCGGCGGCCGGTGGCGCGGTGCATTTCGTGCTCGGCAACCACGAGACCATGGTGCTCTACGACGACCTGCGCTACGTCAACCCGAAGTACCTGCGCAGCGCGCAGCTGCTCGGCCGCAGCTATCCGCAGCTGTATGGTGCCGACTCGGTGATCGGCCAGTGGCTGCGCACGCGCCCGGTGCTGCTGCAGATCGGCGATACCCTGTTCCTGCACGGCGGCATCTCGCCCGATGCCGTGCAGATGGCATTGGACCCGGCCCGCACCAACGCCGCCTACCAGGCCTCGCTGGGCATCCCCAAGGCCGAGGTGAAGGCAGACCCCGCCACTGCACCGCTGTACGACGGCAAGACCAGCCCGATCTGGTACCGCGGCTACTTCGACGGACGCCTGGACACCCCGGGCGTGCAGGCGGTGCTCGACCGCCTCCAGCTCAAGCGCATCGTGGTCGGCCACACCTCCATGCCACATGTCAGCAGCTTCCACGACGGCCGCGTGATCGCCATCGACAGCAGCATCAAGAATGGCGAGAACGGCGAGCTGCTGTTCATCGAGGGCGGCAAGCTCAGCCGCGGCCTGTTGGACGGTTCGCGGGTGCCACTGGCCAAGGGCGAGCCCGGCCTGCAGGACTGA
- a CDS encoding winged helix-turn-helix transcriptional regulator → MHANSPCPVARSADLLGDRWALLIIRDAFDGISRFGDFQRSLGAARNILSDRLRRLVEAGLLVQQPAADGSAYQDYVLTAAGQDLFPLLVALRQWGERHRFAAGEAHSQLIESSSRRPLPYMQPHGRDGQPLHAADTRVRKLKEGDSRA, encoded by the coding sequence ATGCACGCCAACAGCCCCTGCCCCGTGGCCCGCAGCGCCGATCTGCTTGGCGACCGCTGGGCGTTGCTGATCATCCGCGATGCCTTCGATGGCATCAGCCGCTTCGGCGATTTCCAGCGCAGCCTGGGCGCGGCGCGCAACATCCTCAGCGACCGCCTGCGGCGACTGGTCGAGGCGGGGCTGCTGGTGCAGCAGCCTGCCGCCGATGGCAGCGCGTACCAGGACTATGTACTGACCGCGGCCGGCCAGGACCTGTTCCCGCTGCTGGTCGCCCTGCGGCAATGGGGAGAACGGCATCGCTTCGCTGCTGGCGAGGCACACTCGCAGCTGATCGAATCCAGCAGCCGCCGGCCGCTGCCCTACATGCAACCGCACGGACGCGATGGCCAGCCCCTGCACGCCGCCGATACCCGCGTACGCAAGCTCAAGGAAGGAGACAGCCGGGCCTGA
- a CDS encoding MFS transporter: protein MMMPSLSRPLLGLLAIAAGASVANVYFAQPLLERLAHDFALDAAVAGALLAATQAGSVLALLGLLPLADRGDRRRLLRVQLLALVVALLWLAAARSTVWLLSGMLLAGLLGTALTQGLIAYAANLAAPEQRGRVVGMVQGGVFIGLLSARVVSGAVAAVAGWRAVYLLSALLMAALALLLWRRLPHVPVPARPPAWRELLRSMVQMLLQDRALRERGPLALLLFAGLNVFWAAVPLPLSAPPLSWSTAGIGALGLAGIIGALLAARVGHWMDRGFAHRVSLGALLLMLVAWAPLLGLPQSLALLLLGVVVLDLGGQALHVSNQALLLRAPAEQHGRLVALYMLFYAVGSGVGAAAGTWMQARYGWPAVCALGTGIALLGLAWWAAWRIPRKAAR from the coding sequence ATGATGATGCCTTCGCTGTCCCGCCCGTTGTTGGGCCTGCTCGCCATTGCTGCCGGTGCCAGCGTGGCCAACGTCTACTTCGCGCAGCCGCTGCTGGAGCGCCTGGCCCACGATTTCGCCCTTGATGCCGCGGTGGCCGGTGCACTGCTGGCTGCCACCCAGGCTGGCAGCGTGCTGGCCCTGCTCGGATTGCTGCCGCTGGCCGACCGTGGCGACCGTCGCCGACTGCTGCGGGTGCAATTGCTGGCGCTGGTGGTGGCGCTGCTGTGGCTGGCCGCCGCCCGCAGCACCGTGTGGTTGTTGTCGGGCATGCTGCTGGCGGGGTTGTTGGGTACGGCGCTGACCCAAGGGTTGATCGCCTACGCCGCCAACCTCGCTGCACCGGAGCAACGCGGGCGGGTGGTGGGCATGGTCCAGGGCGGCGTGTTCATCGGCCTGCTGTCGGCACGCGTGGTGTCCGGCGCGGTCGCCGCCGTGGCGGGATGGCGCGCGGTATACCTGCTGTCGGCACTGTTGATGGCAGCGCTGGCGCTGCTGCTGTGGCGGCGGCTGCCGCACGTGCCGGTGCCTGCAAGGCCGCCGGCGTGGCGCGAGCTGCTGCGTTCCATGGTCCAGATGCTGCTGCAGGATCGGGCACTGCGCGAACGTGGGCCTTTGGCACTGCTGTTGTTTGCCGGTCTCAATGTGTTCTGGGCGGCGGTGCCACTGCCGTTGTCGGCGCCGCCCCTGAGCTGGTCGACCGCTGGCATCGGCGCGCTGGGCCTGGCTGGCATCATCGGCGCGCTGCTGGCGGCGCGGGTCGGGCACTGGATGGATCGTGGCTTTGCCCATCGGGTGAGCCTGGGCGCGCTGCTGTTGATGCTGGTCGCCTGGGCGCCGCTGCTGGGCCTGCCGCAGTCGCTGGCGCTGTTGCTGCTGGGCGTGGTGGTGCTGGACCTGGGCGGGCAGGCATTGCATGTGTCCAACCAGGCACTGCTGCTGCGCGCACCGGCCGAACAGCATGGGCGCCTGGTGGCGCTGTACATGCTGTTCTATGCGGTGGGCAGCGGTGTGGGCGCTGCCGCAGGCACCTGGATGCAGGCGCGCTACGGGTGGCCGGCGGTGTGCGCGCTGGGAACGGGAATCGCCCTGCTGGGCTTGGCGTGGTGGGCGGCGTGGCGTATTCCGCGCAAGGCCGCCCGGTAG